One part of the Stegostoma tigrinum isolate sSteTig4 chromosome 14, sSteTig4.hap1, whole genome shotgun sequence genome encodes these proteins:
- the LOC125457539 gene encoding uncharacterized protein LOC125457539 isoform X1: MGDLQPAIVIDNGSGLIKAGISGDKEPRSIFTNVVGKPRQKALIIGAGQKDFYIGEEAQAKRGVLSIKYPVEHGIVTSWEDMDKVWRYVYDNDLKIKANERPALLTEAPLNPLANREKMCQMLFETFELPAMYVAIQAVLALYASGRTTGCVMDSGDGVSHTVPIYEGYCLPHAVLRLELGGRDLTEYLVRILTESGVSFVSTAEKEIVRDIKEKLCYVAVDVQAEMCKKPADVEKDYKLPDGQVIKIQNQRFRCPETLFVPANIGIEAPGIDKLCFNTIMKCDIDLRRDLYANVILAGGSSLFPGMDERMLKEMTKMVPTGTPVKVCAPADRKYSVWMGGSILSSLSAFQQMWVLASEYKEVGANIVHRKCF, from the coding sequence ATGGGGGACCTACAGCCTGCCATCGTTATAGATAATGGCTCAGGGCTGATTAAGGCGGGTATCTCTGGGGACAAGGAACCTCGCTCCATCTTCACCAATGTGGTTGGCAAACCCAGGCAGAAAGCCCTGATCATTGGGGCTGGCCAGAAAGACTTTTACATTGGGGAGGAAGCTCAGGCCAAGAGAGGGGTGCTGAGCATCAAGTACCCAGTGGAGCATGGCATCGTCACCTCCTGGGAGGACATGGACAAGGTCTGGAGGTATGTCTATGACAATGACCTGAAGATCAAGGCGAATGAGAGGCCGGCGCTGCTGACTGAGGCACCCCTCAACCCCCTGGCGAATCGTGAGAAGATGTGCCAGATGCTGTTTGAGACATTTGAGCTGCCTGCAATGTACGTTGCCATCCAGGCAGTACTTGCTCTGTACGCCTCAGGCAGGACCACAGGCTGTGTGATGGACAGTGGTGATGGAGTGAGCCACACGGTGCCTATCTATGAGGGTTACTGCCTGCCCCACGCTGTCCTGAGGCTGGAGCTGGGCGGCAGGGACCTGACCGAATACCTGGTGAGGATCTTGACTGAGAGTGGGGTGTCATTTGTCAGCACAGCTGAGAAGGAGATTGTCAGGGACATCAAAGAGAAACTCTGCTATGTGGCAGTGGACGTACAGGCTGAGATGTGTAAGAAGCCAGCTGATGTGGAGAAAGACTACAAACTGCCCGATGGGCAGGTCATCAAgatccagaaccagaggttccGCTGCCCCGAGACCCTGTTTGTGCCAGCCAACATTGGCATTGAAGCACCTGGCATCGACAAACTTTGTTTCAACACCATCATGAAATGTGACATAGATCTCCGTAGGGACCTATATGCCAATGTGATCCTAGCTGGAGGCTCTAGCCTCTTCCCAGGCATGGACGAAAGGATGCTCAAGGAGATGACCAAGATGGTACCCACAGGCACTCCAGTCAAAGTCTGTGCCCCTGCCGACAGGAAGTACTCAGTCTGGATGGGGGGCTCGATCCTGTCGTCGCTGTCCGCCTTCCAGCAGATGTGGGTGCTGGCCTCCGAGTACAAGGAAGTAGGGGCCAACATTGTGCACAGAAAGTGTTTCTGA
- the LOC125457539 gene encoding actin-like isoform X5, protein MGDLQPAIVIDNGSGLIKAGISGDKEPRSIFTNVVGKPRQKVWRYVYDNDLKIKANERPALLTEAPLNPLANREKMCQMLFETFELPAMYVAIQAVLALYASGRTTGCVMDSGDGVSHTVPIYEGYCLPHAVLRLELGGRDLTEYLVRILTESGVSFVSTAEKEIVRDIKEKLCYVAVDVQAEMCKKPADVEKDYKLPDGQVIKIQNQRFRCPETLFVPANIGIEAPGIDKLCFNTIMKCDIDLRRDLYANVILAGGSSLFPGMDERMLKEMTKMVPTGTPVKVCAPADRKYSVWMGGSILSSLSAFQQMWVLASEYKEVGANIVHRKCF, encoded by the exons ATGGGGGACCTACAGCCTGCCATCGTTATAGATAATGGCTCAGGGCTGATTAAGGCGGGTATCTCTGGGGACAAGGAACCTCGCTCCATCTTCACCAATGTGGTTGGCAAACCCAGGCAGAAA GTCTGGAGGTATGTCTATGACAATGACCTGAAGATCAAGGCGAATGAGAGGCCGGCGCTGCTGACTGAGGCACCCCTCAACCCCCTGGCGAATCGTGAGAAGATGTGCCAGATGCTGTTTGAGACATTTGAGCTGCCTGCAATGTACGTTGCCATCCAGGCAGTACTTGCTCTGTACGCCTCAGGCAGGACCACAGGCTGTGTGATGGACAGTGGTGATGGAGTGAGCCACACGGTGCCTATCTATGAGGGTTACTGCCTGCCCCACGCTGTCCTGAGGCTGGAGCTGGGCGGCAGGGACCTGACCGAATACCTGGTGAGGATCTTGACTGAGAGTGGGGTGTCATTTGTCAGCACAGCTGAGAAGGAGATTGTCAGGGACATCAAAGAGAAACTCTGCTATGTGGCAGTGGACGTACAGGCTGAGATGTGTAAGAAGCCAGCTGATGTGGAGAAAGACTACAAACTGCCCGATGGGCAGGTCATCAAgatccagaaccagaggttccGCTGCCCCGAGACCCTGTTTGTGCCAGCCAACATTGGCATTGAAGCACCTGGCATCGACAAACTTTGTTTCAACACCATCATGAAATGTGACATAGATCTCCGTAGGGACCTATATGCCAATGTGATCCTAGCTGGAGGCTCTAGCCTCTTCCCAGGCATGGACGAAAGGATGCTCAAGGAGATGACCAAGATGGTACCCACAGGCACTCCAGTCAAAGTCTGTGCCCCTGCCGACAGGAAGTACTCAGTCTGGATGGGGGGCTCGATCCTGTCGTCGCTGTCCGCCTTCCAGCAGATGTGGGTGCTGGCCTCCGAGTACAAGGAAGTAGGGGCCAACATTGTGCACAGAAAGTGTTTCTGA
- the LOC125457539 gene encoding uncharacterized protein LOC125457539 isoform X3 has protein sequence MDNSPAIVIDNGSGLIKAGISGDKEPRSIFTNVVGKPRQKALIIGAGQKDFYIGEEAQAKRGVLSIKYPVEHGIVTSWEDMDKVWRYVYDNDLKIKANERPALLTEAPLNPLANREKMCQMLFETFELPAMYVAIQAVLALYASGRTTGCVMDSGDGVSHTVPIYEGYCLPHAVLRLELGGRDLTEYLVRILTESGVSFVSTAEKEIVRDIKEKLCYVAVDVQAEMCKKPADVEKDYKLPDGQVIKIQNQRFRCPETLFVPANIGIEAPGIDKLCFNTIMKCDIDLRRDLYANVILAGGSSLFPGMDERMLKEMTKMVPTGTPVKVCAPADRKYSVWMGGSILSSLSAFQQMWVLASEYKEVGANIVHRKCF, from the exons atggaTAATTCA CCTGCCATCGTTATAGATAATGGCTCAGGGCTGATTAAGGCGGGTATCTCTGGGGACAAGGAACCTCGCTCCATCTTCACCAATGTGGTTGGCAAACCCAGGCAGAAAGCCCTGATCATTGGGGCTGGCCAGAAAGACTTTTACATTGGGGAGGAAGCTCAGGCCAAGAGAGGGGTGCTGAGCATCAAGTACCCAGTGGAGCATGGCATCGTCACCTCCTGGGAGGACATGGACAAGGTCTGGAGGTATGTCTATGACAATGACCTGAAGATCAAGGCGAATGAGAGGCCGGCGCTGCTGACTGAGGCACCCCTCAACCCCCTGGCGAATCGTGAGAAGATGTGCCAGATGCTGTTTGAGACATTTGAGCTGCCTGCAATGTACGTTGCCATCCAGGCAGTACTTGCTCTGTACGCCTCAGGCAGGACCACAGGCTGTGTGATGGACAGTGGTGATGGAGTGAGCCACACGGTGCCTATCTATGAGGGTTACTGCCTGCCCCACGCTGTCCTGAGGCTGGAGCTGGGCGGCAGGGACCTGACCGAATACCTGGTGAGGATCTTGACTGAGAGTGGGGTGTCATTTGTCAGCACAGCTGAGAAGGAGATTGTCAGGGACATCAAAGAGAAACTCTGCTATGTGGCAGTGGACGTACAGGCTGAGATGTGTAAGAAGCCAGCTGATGTGGAGAAAGACTACAAACTGCCCGATGGGCAGGTCATCAAgatccagaaccagaggttccGCTGCCCCGAGACCCTGTTTGTGCCAGCCAACATTGGCATTGAAGCACCTGGCATCGACAAACTTTGTTTCAACACCATCATGAAATGTGACATAGATCTCCGTAGGGACCTATATGCCAATGTGATCCTAGCTGGAGGCTCTAGCCTCTTCCCAGGCATGGACGAAAGGATGCTCAAGGAGATGACCAAGATGGTACCCACAGGCACTCCAGTCAAAGTCTGTGCCCCTGCCGACAGGAAGTACTCAGTCTGGATGGGGGGCTCGATCCTGTCGTCGCTGTCCGCCTTCCAGCAGATGTGGGTGCTGGCCTCCGAGTACAAGGAAGTAGGGGCCAACATTGTGCACAGAAAGTGTTTCTGA
- the LOC125457539 gene encoding actin-like isoform X6, with translation MGDLQPAIVIDNGSGLIKAGISGDKEPRSIFTNVVGKPRQKALIIGAGQKDFYIGEEAQAKRGVLSIKYPVEHGIVTSWEDMDKVWRYVYDNDLKIKANERPALLTEAPLNPLANREKMCQMLFETFELPAMYVAIQAVLALYASGRTTGCVMDSGDGVSHTVPIYEGYCLPHAVLRLELGGRDLTEYLVRILTESGVSFVTNIGIEAPGIDKLCFNTIMKCDIDLRRDLYANVILAGGSSLFPGMDERMLKEMTKMVPTGTPVKVCAPADRKYSVWMGGSILSSLSAFQQMWVLASEYKEVGANIVHRKCF, from the exons ATGGGGGACCTACAGCCTGCCATCGTTATAGATAATGGCTCAGGGCTGATTAAGGCGGGTATCTCTGGGGACAAGGAACCTCGCTCCATCTTCACCAATGTGGTTGGCAAACCCAGGCAGAAAGCCCTGATCATTGGGGCTGGCCAGAAAGACTTTTACATTGGGGAGGAAGCTCAGGCCAAGAGAGGGGTGCTGAGCATCAAGTACCCAGTGGAGCATGGCATCGTCACCTCCTGGGAGGACATGGACAAGGTCTGGAGGTATGTCTATGACAATGACCTGAAGATCAAGGCGAATGAGAGGCCGGCGCTGCTGACTGAGGCACCCCTCAACCCCCTGGCGAATCGTGAGAAGATGTGCCAGATGCTGTTTGAGACATTTGAGCTGCCTGCAATGTACGTTGCCATCCAGGCAGTACTTGCTCTGTACGCCTCAGGCAGGACCACAGGCTGTGTGATGGACAGTGGTGATGGAGTGAGCCACACGGTGCCTATCTATGAGGGTTACTGCCTGCCCCACGCTGTCCTGAGGCTGGAGCTGGGCGGCAGGGACCTGACCGAATACCTGGTGAGGATCTTGACTGAGAGTGGGGTGTCATTTGTCA CCAACATTGGCATTGAAGCACCTGGCATCGACAAACTTTGTTTCAACACCATCATGAAATGTGACATAGATCTCCGTAGGGACCTATATGCCAATGTGATCCTAGCTGGAGGCTCTAGCCTCTTCCCAGGCATGGACGAAAGGATGCTCAAGGAGATGACCAAGATGGTACCCACAGGCACTCCAGTCAAAGTCTGTGCCCCTGCCGACAGGAAGTACTCAGTCTGGATGGGGGGCTCGATCCTGTCGTCGCTGTCCGCCTTCCAGCAGATGTGGGTGCTGGCCTCCGAGTACAAGGAAGTAGGGGCCAACATTGTGCACAGAAAGTGTTTCTGA
- the LOC125457539 gene encoding actin-6-like isoform X4, translating into MGDLQPAIVIDNGSGLIKAGISGDKEPRSIFTNVVGKPRQKALIIGAGQKDFYIGEEAQAKRGVLSIKYPVEHGIVTSWEDMDKMLFETFELPAMYVAIQAVLALYASGRTTGCVMDSGDGVSHTVPIYEGYCLPHAVLRLELGGRDLTEYLVRILTESGVSFVSTAEKEIVRDIKEKLCYVAVDVQAEMCKKPADVEKDYKLPDGQVIKIQNQRFRCPETLFVPANIGIEAPGIDKLCFNTIMKCDIDLRRDLYANVILAGGSSLFPGMDERMLKEMTKMVPTGTPVKVCAPADRKYSVWMGGSILSSLSAFQQMWVLASEYKEVGANIVHRKCF; encoded by the exons ATGGGGGACCTACAGCCTGCCATCGTTATAGATAATGGCTCAGGGCTGATTAAGGCGGGTATCTCTGGGGACAAGGAACCTCGCTCCATCTTCACCAATGTGGTTGGCAAACCCAGGCAGAAAGCCCTGATCATTGGGGCTGGCCAGAAAGACTTTTACATTGGGGAGGAAGCTCAGGCCAAGAGAGGGGTGCTGAGCATCAAGTACCCAGTGGAGCATGGCATCGTCACCTCCTGGGAGGACATGGACAAG ATGCTGTTTGAGACATTTGAGCTGCCTGCAATGTACGTTGCCATCCAGGCAGTACTTGCTCTGTACGCCTCAGGCAGGACCACAGGCTGTGTGATGGACAGTGGTGATGGAGTGAGCCACACGGTGCCTATCTATGAGGGTTACTGCCTGCCCCACGCTGTCCTGAGGCTGGAGCTGGGCGGCAGGGACCTGACCGAATACCTGGTGAGGATCTTGACTGAGAGTGGGGTGTCATTTGTCAGCACAGCTGAGAAGGAGATTGTCAGGGACATCAAAGAGAAACTCTGCTATGTGGCAGTGGACGTACAGGCTGAGATGTGTAAGAAGCCAGCTGATGTGGAGAAAGACTACAAACTGCCCGATGGGCAGGTCATCAAgatccagaaccagaggttccGCTGCCCCGAGACCCTGTTTGTGCCAGCCAACATTGGCATTGAAGCACCTGGCATCGACAAACTTTGTTTCAACACCATCATGAAATGTGACATAGATCTCCGTAGGGACCTATATGCCAATGTGATCCTAGCTGGAGGCTCTAGCCTCTTCCCAGGCATGGACGAAAGGATGCTCAAGGAGATGACCAAGATGGTACCCACAGGCACTCCAGTCAAAGTCTGTGCCCCTGCCGACAGGAAGTACTCAGTCTGGATGGGGGGCTCGATCCTGTCGTCGCTGTCCGCCTTCCAGCAGATGTGGGTGCTGGCCTCCGAGTACAAGGAAGTAGGGGCCAACATTGTGCACAGAAAGTGTTTCTGA
- the LOC125457539 gene encoding uncharacterized protein LOC125457539 isoform X2, with protein sequence MADNQEKQPAIVIDNGSGLIKAGISGDKEPRSIFTNVVGKPRQKALIIGAGQKDFYIGEEAQAKRGVLSIKYPVEHGIVTSWEDMDKVWRYVYDNDLKIKANERPALLTEAPLNPLANREKMCQMLFETFELPAMYVAIQAVLALYASGRTTGCVMDSGDGVSHTVPIYEGYCLPHAVLRLELGGRDLTEYLVRILTESGVSFVSTAEKEIVRDIKEKLCYVAVDVQAEMCKKPADVEKDYKLPDGQVIKIQNQRFRCPETLFVPANIGIEAPGIDKLCFNTIMKCDIDLRRDLYANVILAGGSSLFPGMDERMLKEMTKMVPTGTPVKVCAPADRKYSVWMGGSILSSLSAFQQMWVLASEYKEVGANIVHRKCF encoded by the exons ATGGCAGATAATCAGGAGAAACAA CCTGCCATCGTTATAGATAATGGCTCAGGGCTGATTAAGGCGGGTATCTCTGGGGACAAGGAACCTCGCTCCATCTTCACCAATGTGGTTGGCAAACCCAGGCAGAAAGCCCTGATCATTGGGGCTGGCCAGAAAGACTTTTACATTGGGGAGGAAGCTCAGGCCAAGAGAGGGGTGCTGAGCATCAAGTACCCAGTGGAGCATGGCATCGTCACCTCCTGGGAGGACATGGACAAGGTCTGGAGGTATGTCTATGACAATGACCTGAAGATCAAGGCGAATGAGAGGCCGGCGCTGCTGACTGAGGCACCCCTCAACCCCCTGGCGAATCGTGAGAAGATGTGCCAGATGCTGTTTGAGACATTTGAGCTGCCTGCAATGTACGTTGCCATCCAGGCAGTACTTGCTCTGTACGCCTCAGGCAGGACCACAGGCTGTGTGATGGACAGTGGTGATGGAGTGAGCCACACGGTGCCTATCTATGAGGGTTACTGCCTGCCCCACGCTGTCCTGAGGCTGGAGCTGGGCGGCAGGGACCTGACCGAATACCTGGTGAGGATCTTGACTGAGAGTGGGGTGTCATTTGTCAGCACAGCTGAGAAGGAGATTGTCAGGGACATCAAAGAGAAACTCTGCTATGTGGCAGTGGACGTACAGGCTGAGATGTGTAAGAAGCCAGCTGATGTGGAGAAAGACTACAAACTGCCCGATGGGCAGGTCATCAAgatccagaaccagaggttccGCTGCCCCGAGACCCTGTTTGTGCCAGCCAACATTGGCATTGAAGCACCTGGCATCGACAAACTTTGTTTCAACACCATCATGAAATGTGACATAGATCTCCGTAGGGACCTATATGCCAATGTGATCCTAGCTGGAGGCTCTAGCCTCTTCCCAGGCATGGACGAAAGGATGCTCAAGGAGATGACCAAGATGGTACCCACAGGCACTCCAGTCAAAGTCTGTGCCCCTGCCGACAGGAAGTACTCAGTCTGGATGGGGGGCTCGATCCTGTCGTCGCTGTCCGCCTTCCAGCAGATGTGGGTGCTGGCCTCCGAGTACAAGGAAGTAGGGGCCAACATTGTGCACAGAAAGTGTTTCTGA